A window from Bubalus kerabau isolate K-KA32 ecotype Philippines breed swamp buffalo chromosome 5, PCC_UOA_SB_1v2, whole genome shotgun sequence encodes these proteins:
- the MXRA8 gene encoding matrix remodeling-associated protein 8, whose amino-acid sequence MELRAWVLLWRLVLLQSSAVLLSSGPSGPATSDRSVVSESTVSWAAGARAVLRCQSPRMVWTQDRLHDRQRVVHWDLSGSKAGGPARRLVDMYSAGEQRVGEQRVYEPRDRGRLLLPPSAFHDGNFSLFIRAVEETDEGLYTCNLHHHYCHLYESLAVSLEVTDDPRAAGAHWDGEKEVLAVERGAPALLTCVNRAHVWTDRHLEEAQQVVHWDRQPPGVPHDRADRLLDLYASGERRAYGPPFLRDRVAVEADAFARGDFSLLIDPLEPADEGTYSCHLHHHYCGLHERRVFHLRVTEPAARPPPPPRDSPGNGSSHSGAPGPGARDPTLTRGRSVINVIVPEGRAHFFQQLGYVLATLLLFILLLITVVLATRQRRRGGYEYSDKKSKSKGKDINMAEFAVASGDQSLYRSEDIRLDYKNNILKERAEVAHSLPPAKNIDLDKEFRKEYCK is encoded by the exons ATGGAGCTGCGGGCCTGGGTCCTGCTCTGGAGACTTGTGCTTCTGCAGA GTTCTGCCGTCCTTCTGTCTTCAG GGCCATCAGGGCCCGCGACCTCCGACAGGTCCGTGGTGTCCGAGTCCACAGTAAGCTGGGCAGCAGGCGCCCGGGCGGTGCTGCGCTGCCAGAGCCCGCGCATGGTGTGGACCCAAGACAGGCTGCACGACCGCCAGCGCGTCGTCCACTGGGACCTCAGCGGCAGCAAGGCTGGCGGCCCCGCGCGCCGACTGGTGGACATGTACTCGGCGGGCGAGCAGCGCGTGGGCGAGCAGCGCGTGTACGAGCCGCGCGACCGCGGCCGCCTCCTGCTGCCTCCCTCCGCCTTCCACGATGGCAACTTCTCGCTGTTCATCCGAG CGGTGGAGGAGACTGACGAGGGGCTGTACACCTGTAATCTTCACCACCATTACTGCCACCTCTACGAGAGCCTGGCCGTGAGCCTCGAGGTTACCGACGACC CCCGGGCCGCCGGCGCGCACTGGGACGGCGAGAAAGAGGTGTTGGCTGTGGAGCGCGGCGCGCCTGCGTTGCTGACGTGCGTGAACCGCGCGCACGTGTGGACTGACAGACACTTGGAGGAAGCGCAGCAGGTTGTGCACTGGGACCGCCAGCCTCCCGGGGTGCCGCACGACCGTGCGGACCGCCTGCTCGACCTTTACGCGTCCGGCGAGCGCCGCGCCTACGGGCCGCCCTTCCTGCGTGACCGCGTGGCCGTGGAGGCGGACGCGTTTGCGCGCGGCGACTTCTCGCTGCTTATCGACCCGCTGGAGCCTGCAGACGAGGGCACCTACTCCTGCCACCTGCACCACCACTACTGCGGCCTGCACGAGCGCCGCGTCTTCCACCTGAGGGTCACCGAGCCAGCTGCCcggcctcccccgcccccgcggGACTCCCCGGGTAATGGCTCCAGCCACAGCGGCGCGCCCGGCCCAGGTGCAAGAG ATCCCACCCTGACGCGAGGCCGCAGCGTCATCAACGTCATCGTCCCCGAGGGCCGAGCCCACTTCTTCCAGCAGCTGGGCTATGTGCTGGCCACCCTGCTGCTCTTCATCCTGCTGCTCATCACGGTCGTTCTGGCCACCCGGCAGCGCCGCCGTGGAG GCTACGAATACTCTGATAAGAAGTCCAAGTCAAAGGG GAAAGACATAAACATGGCAGAGTTTGCTGTGGCCTCCGGGGACCAGTCTCTTTACAGGAGTGAGGACATTCGACTAG ATTACAAAAACAACATCCTGAAGGAGAGGGCTGAGGTGGCCCACAGCCTCCCGCCGGCCAAGAACATCGACTTGGACAAAG AGTTCAGGAAGGAGTACTGCAAATAA